The Tautonia rosea genome includes a region encoding these proteins:
- the tgt gene encoding tRNA guanosine(34) transglycosylase Tgt — protein sequence MASPVRFELLAVDSGSAARSGLLHTRHGTVETPIFMPVGTQATVKGIVPDLLRASGSRMLLANTYHLALRPSEAVVQELGGLHRFMAWDGPILTDSGGFQVFSMSDRVTLSERGVAFRSHLDGSMLDLTPERAIAIQEALGADVAMVLDHCPALPAEKAAIAEATDRTVRWAKRCKAARTRPDQAVFGIVQGGAHPDLRGECADRLVEIGFDGYAIGGVSVGESPEEIRKALEVSTPHLPSDHARYLMGVGRPQDVLDAIAAGVDMFDCVLPTRNGRNATCLTMHGTVRMRNAAHKSDPGPIEEGCNCLACTQFSRGYIRHLFLADEMLGPILASVHNLAFLHRLVSRAREAIRAGRYVQFRAETLEALGPSSVK from the coding sequence ATGGCTTCCCCTGTTCGATTCGAATTGCTCGCGGTTGACTCAGGATCGGCCGCGCGCTCTGGTCTGCTGCATACGCGCCACGGAACGGTGGAAACGCCGATCTTCATGCCGGTCGGCACCCAGGCAACCGTCAAGGGGATCGTGCCCGACCTGCTCCGGGCCTCTGGAAGCCGGATGCTCCTCGCCAACACCTACCACCTCGCCTTGCGGCCCAGTGAAGCAGTGGTTCAGGAGCTCGGCGGACTGCACCGGTTCATGGCCTGGGACGGGCCGATATTGACCGATTCTGGAGGCTTTCAGGTCTTTAGCATGAGCGACCGGGTCACCCTTTCCGAACGAGGGGTCGCGTTCCGATCGCACCTAGATGGCAGCATGCTCGACCTGACTCCCGAACGGGCCATCGCCATTCAGGAGGCCCTTGGGGCTGATGTGGCGATGGTCCTCGACCATTGCCCCGCCCTCCCGGCTGAGAAAGCCGCGATCGCTGAGGCGACTGATCGCACTGTTCGATGGGCGAAGCGCTGCAAAGCGGCCCGGACCCGTCCCGATCAGGCCGTATTTGGGATTGTCCAGGGAGGAGCCCACCCAGACCTCCGTGGTGAGTGCGCCGATCGACTCGTCGAGATCGGCTTCGACGGCTACGCCATCGGAGGCGTCAGCGTCGGCGAGTCGCCTGAGGAGATCCGCAAGGCCCTCGAGGTCAGTACCCCGCATCTCCCCTCGGATCATGCGCGGTATCTGATGGGGGTCGGTCGCCCGCAGGATGTGCTCGACGCGATCGCAGCCGGGGTCGACATGTTTGATTGCGTGCTGCCGACCCGAAACGGCCGCAACGCCACCTGCCTGACCATGCACGGAACGGTTCGCATGCGTAATGCCGCGCACAAGAGCGACCCGGGTCCGATTGAGGAGGGGTGCAACTGTCTCGCCTGCACCCAGTTCAGTCGAGGCTATATCCGCCACCTGTTCCTGGCTGACGAGATGCTCGGCCCGATTTTGGCCTCGGTTCACAACCTGGCATTCCTTCATCGGCTCGTTTCTCGGGCTCGGGAAGCGATCCGGGCAGGCCGTTACGTCCAATTCCGGGCGGAGACGCTTGAAGCCCTTGGCCCGTCATCGGTAAAGTGA
- a CDS encoding DNA-directed RNA polymerase subunit alpha C-terminal domain-containing protein, producing MTDQMTSDVRALMDRDPFDLSTVADLRELLGRDPSRYRTLREAVQNIKDRARGGELEPDLQLRLGVAEVLHGHYLQALEHLEKAGDSGMAHFHRGLALENLQRWEEAADAFAAAGESDYDAKLATLHRAGAMRRAGKPDVARSLLKQLEGQADGKAEYHYQIGCLLADDREQLEAAAAFERALELDRDHTGALFQLAYINDLYGNDDVAVDYYRQCLRHPPVPLAALINLGILLEDDQRYREAETFYNQVLDHLGNEPRARLYAKDCRASRDMYYDESLEKQYDRLRTLLEIPVTDFELSVRSRNCLRKMNIRTLGDLTRTTEVALLASKNFGETSLSEIKQIMDTKGLRLGMALESPDRGAPLARPTHHAPVPSGPSAAEVSPEERAILGKPISELNLSVRSRKCMSKLNLQTIGDLVSRTGDELLECKNFGVTSLNEVREKLSEMGLKLRND from the coding sequence ATGACCGACCAGATGACCTCCGATGTCCGGGCCTTGATGGACCGCGACCCGTTCGACCTCTCCACCGTGGCCGACTTACGTGAGCTGCTCGGCCGCGACCCCTCACGCTACCGGACCCTCCGAGAGGCCGTTCAGAACATCAAGGATCGGGCCCGAGGGGGGGAACTGGAGCCGGATCTTCAGCTCAGACTCGGTGTGGCCGAAGTGCTTCACGGGCACTATCTCCAGGCGCTCGAACACCTGGAAAAGGCCGGCGACAGCGGTATGGCCCACTTCCATCGCGGACTGGCCCTGGAGAACCTCCAGCGCTGGGAAGAAGCCGCCGATGCCTTCGCCGCTGCCGGCGAGTCGGACTACGACGCCAAGCTCGCCACCTTGCACCGCGCCGGTGCCATGCGACGGGCGGGCAAGCCGGACGTGGCCCGATCACTGCTGAAACAACTTGAAGGCCAGGCCGACGGCAAGGCCGAATATCACTATCAGATTGGCTGCCTCCTGGCCGACGATCGCGAGCAACTTGAAGCCGCCGCTGCCTTCGAGCGTGCCCTGGAACTCGACCGCGACCACACCGGTGCATTGTTCCAACTGGCTTACATCAACGATCTTTACGGAAACGATGACGTCGCCGTCGATTACTATCGCCAGTGCCTTCGTCATCCGCCCGTGCCCCTGGCCGCCCTGATCAATCTCGGGATCCTGCTCGAAGACGACCAGCGGTATCGAGAGGCGGAAACCTTCTACAACCAGGTGCTCGATCACCTCGGGAATGAGCCCCGAGCCCGGCTCTACGCCAAGGACTGCCGCGCCAGCCGCGACATGTACTATGACGAAAGCCTGGAGAAACAGTACGACCGGCTTCGCACCTTGCTTGAGATCCCCGTCACTGACTTCGAGCTGTCTGTTCGCAGCCGAAACTGCCTGCGCAAAATGAACATCCGAACGCTCGGCGACCTGACCCGAACCACCGAGGTCGCCCTGCTCGCCTCCAAGAACTTTGGCGAAACCTCCCTGTCCGAGATCAAGCAGATCATGGACACCAAGGGGCTTCGGCTCGGCATGGCTCTTGAATCCCCAGACCGCGGCGCTCCGCTCGCCCGGCCAACGCACCACGCCCCTGTCCCGAGCGGACCGTCCGCAGCCGAGGTCTCTCCCGAAGAACGGGCCATCCTGGGCAAACCGATCAGCGAGCTGAACCTTTCGGTACGATCGCGCAAATGCATGTCGAAGTTGAACCTTCAGACGATCGGCGACCTCGTGAGCCGAACCGGGGACGAACTGCTCGAATGCAAAAACTTCGGTGTCACCTCGCTCAATGAGGTCCGAGAAAAGCTTTCTGAGATGGGGCTCAAGCTGCGGAACGACTGA
- a CDS encoding glycosyltransferase: MPRLAYFVNSYPMPSQTFIRREIGSLEAQGIPVIRYAIRDSGLPRVDPDDQAEYEKTRRLLDSGAFGLLGALISTILTRPVRLVQALAATWRLGRRSERGLTFHLIYLAEACLLRRWAQRDQVSHLHVHFGTNSATVALLCHLLGGPSYSVTVHGPEEFDAPKALSLAEKVRHSAFTVAISSFGRSQLWRWADPGDWDKIHVVRCGLAVDFLDRPPTDPPEAPRFLNIGRLAPEKGQLVLIEAAAELLKRGRTFELTLVGDGPFRPILEDLIDRRGLSDHVLLAGWQSSAQVREALEGSRALVQSSFAEGLPVVIMEALALHRPVISTTIAGIPELIRTGESGWLVPAGSITDLADAMEAALDATPAELRRMGSAGAARVAANHDVRREAARLAELFPGIEPSRLPKEPAHLSA, from the coding sequence GTGCCACGCCTGGCCTACTTCGTGAATTCGTATCCCATGCCAAGCCAGACGTTCATCCGGCGAGAGATCGGTTCGCTGGAGGCGCAGGGCATTCCGGTCATCCGCTACGCGATTCGGGATTCGGGCCTCCCTCGGGTCGATCCGGATGATCAGGCCGAGTACGAGAAGACGCGACGCCTCCTCGACTCCGGGGCCTTCGGACTGCTGGGTGCCTTGATCAGCACCATCCTCACCCGACCGGTGCGGCTCGTTCAGGCACTCGCTGCAACCTGGCGGCTCGGCCGTCGCTCCGAACGTGGGCTGACCTTTCACCTGATTTACCTTGCCGAAGCCTGCCTGCTCAGGCGATGGGCTCAGCGCGATCAGGTAAGCCACCTCCACGTTCACTTCGGCACCAATTCGGCCACGGTCGCCCTGCTCTGTCACCTGCTCGGCGGCCCGAGTTATAGCGTGACGGTCCACGGTCCCGAGGAGTTCGACGCCCCGAAGGCCCTTTCTCTCGCGGAGAAGGTGCGGCATTCCGCATTCACCGTCGCCATCAGCTCGTTCGGCCGCAGTCAGCTCTGGCGATGGGCCGATCCAGGCGACTGGGACAAGATTCACGTCGTCCGATGCGGCCTGGCGGTCGATTTTCTCGATCGCCCCCCGACTGACCCGCCCGAGGCTCCTCGGTTCCTCAATATCGGCCGACTCGCCCCAGAAAAGGGCCAGCTCGTCCTGATCGAGGCCGCGGCCGAACTGCTGAAGCGGGGGCGCACTTTCGAACTGACTCTGGTCGGCGATGGTCCCTTTCGACCGATCCTGGAAGATCTGATCGATCGCAGAGGCCTGAGCGATCACGTCCTCCTTGCCGGCTGGCAGAGCAGCGCTCAGGTCCGTGAGGCTCTGGAAGGAAGCCGGGCACTGGTGCAATCCAGTTTTGCCGAGGGGCTTCCGGTGGTCATCATGGAAGCCCTCGCCCTGCACCGTCCGGTGATCTCGACCACGATCGCGGGCATTCCCGAACTGATCCGCACCGGAGAGTCGGGTTGGCTCGTTCCGGCCGGATCGATCACCGACCTGGCCGACGCCATGGAAGCGGCGCTCGATGCGACCCCTGCCGAACTCCGTCGGATGGGATCCGCCGGAGCAGCCAGAGTGGCCGCCAATCACGACGTACGCCGTGAGGCTGCTCGCCTGGCTGAACTGTTTCCCGGGATCGAGCCGAGCCGGCTCCCGAAGGAACCGGCTCACCTCTCAGCCTAA
- the yajC gene encoding preprotein translocase subunit YajC, with translation MPGTICSLIPVCFAQAAQGAGGEAQLSPMMVLLVQFGPVLLLAFFLFFWLPMRNQKRRMAMIHALKKNDRVLTESGIYGTVVSVDEKADKIVLRIDDEKGVRLTCRKTSVVGLVDAGATESKAS, from the coding sequence ATGCCCGGCACGATCTGTTCGCTCATTCCGGTGTGCTTCGCTCAGGCGGCTCAGGGAGCCGGCGGCGAAGCTCAGCTTTCTCCGATGATGGTGCTGCTCGTGCAATTCGGGCCAGTGTTGCTGCTGGCCTTCTTCCTGTTTTTCTGGCTGCCGATGCGCAACCAGAAGCGGCGTATGGCAATGATCCACGCCCTGAAGAAGAACGATCGCGTGCTCACGGAGTCGGGTATCTACGGAACGGTGGTGTCGGTCGATGAGAAGGCCGACAAGATCGTGCTTCGGATCGACGACGAGAAGGGAGTCCGGCTGACCTGCCGCAAGACAAGCGTTGTCGGCCTCGTCGACGCGGGAGCGACGGAATCGAAAGCCTCGTGA
- a CDS encoding biotin--[acetyl-CoA-carboxylase] ligase, with protein MPAGWSVVRLGEVGSTNDLAKQHALNPIDPLTFPLVFRADRQTQGRGRGANSWWSDSGSLTFSVLLDPLAFGLEDRHTPLSSLATAIAVIETVEPWIDRGSVALRWPNDVEIDARKIAGILPERINGPLGPRLIIGIGLNVRSNLDEAPDEVRRLAAALAEFSDRPIPPESQETLFEHLLDRLDANLRLLAQDDPGLARSWALRDQLREAPVRIDLGGEIVEGLGGGIGPDGGLRIQCSPEDRVVYGGRVLRA; from the coding sequence ATGCCCGCCGGTTGGTCCGTCGTTCGGCTTGGAGAGGTTGGTTCGACCAACGACCTCGCCAAGCAACACGCCCTCAATCCGATCGATCCACTCACGTTCCCTCTGGTCTTTCGGGCTGATCGCCAGACTCAGGGACGCGGGCGAGGCGCGAACTCCTGGTGGTCCGACTCGGGAAGCCTGACCTTCAGCGTCCTGCTCGACCCCCTCGCCTTCGGCCTCGAGGATCGGCACACGCCGCTATCCTCGCTCGCAACCGCCATCGCAGTCATTGAAACGGTCGAGCCGTGGATTGATCGGGGATCGGTGGCTTTGCGCTGGCCGAACGATGTCGAGATCGATGCTCGGAAAATTGCCGGTATCCTTCCGGAACGCATCAACGGACCACTCGGGCCTCGACTGATCATCGGCATCGGCCTGAACGTCCGGTCCAACCTCGACGAAGCCCCCGACGAAGTTCGTCGCCTGGCTGCCGCACTTGCCGAGTTCTCCGATCGACCCATCCCGCCCGAGAGTCAAGAAACGCTGTTCGAACACCTCCTCGATCGGCTAGACGCAAACCTTCGCTTGCTCGCTCAGGATGATCCCGGCCTTGCCCGATCGTGGGCCTTGCGGGATCAGCTGCGGGAGGCTCCCGTCCGAATCGACCTGGGTGGTGAGATCGTCGAGGGCCTGGGCGGCGGTATCGGACCGGACGGCGGCCTACGTATCCAGTGCTCGCCCGAGGATCGCGTGGTCTATGGGGGACGGGTCCTTCGAGCCTGA
- a CDS encoding DUF1570 domain-containing protein, producing the protein MSRRHANRAGILTLVFELLVAIAPASADLLYFTEGGEVQLPIEIDGEIIRVRSPDGSYTFRPDDFQAIVPGHWPEHDWPLRRDQANAGDASDQFRAAWWAIERGLTSEGVAMLRASHRSAPTLEPVARLVSILDRLEQPAQAPDLTALRRLLRSEFKVAETPRLILLHQHEDSDATARLALLDQIVTTFYLTFTTLGFDLRLPSEKLVAVWFAEESDYLAFVRKEAGEAFLTTRGYYHPTRRVVFVADSRNQPEDKRLTTGLRHRLDELDQAERSLANVSPSARFRFSLSGDRPRTLNRQGAELRIDALRRDTQRTLLLHDLEQRRSDQAAAVHELVHQLVIASGLSPQYDQFPIWLHEGIAMQFEAFRGGQWAGLADIPGHRIEQWRRLRSIPSLEAIVRDEGFGQGYAPAPYAAAWALVLHLRTKDPEGFVAFLDQLRNPRSGSTNHGVAAFQAAFGKQTEGLRREWIEHLLTVRTAIEANAPPRSRK; encoded by the coding sequence ATGAGCCGTCGGCACGCCAATCGAGCCGGAATCCTGACCCTCGTGTTCGAATTGCTCGTGGCGATCGCACCAGCCTCTGCGGATCTCCTCTATTTCACCGAGGGAGGAGAGGTCCAGCTTCCCATCGAGATCGACGGAGAGATCATTCGTGTGCGCTCCCCAGACGGATCGTACACCTTTCGTCCCGACGATTTCCAAGCCATCGTCCCCGGCCACTGGCCCGAGCACGATTGGCCGTTGCGTCGCGATCAGGCCAATGCCGGCGATGCCTCGGACCAGTTCCGAGCCGCCTGGTGGGCCATCGAACGCGGGTTGACCTCCGAAGGGGTGGCCATGCTTCGTGCCTCGCATCGGAGCGCTCCAACTCTGGAACCAGTGGCCCGCCTCGTCTCGATCCTTGATCGGCTGGAACAACCTGCCCAGGCCCCAGACCTGACCGCGCTGCGTAGGCTCCTTCGATCCGAGTTCAAGGTGGCCGAAACTCCACGATTGATTCTCCTTCATCAACACGAGGATTCCGACGCAACCGCCCGGCTCGCACTCCTTGATCAGATTGTCACGACCTTTTATCTCACCTTCACGACCCTCGGATTCGATCTCCGGCTCCCGTCCGAAAAGCTTGTGGCCGTCTGGTTTGCCGAAGAATCGGATTACCTGGCCTTTGTGCGCAAGGAAGCCGGCGAGGCATTCCTGACGACCCGAGGCTATTACCATCCGACCCGCCGGGTTGTGTTCGTTGCCGACAGCCGCAACCAGCCTGAAGACAAGCGATTGACCACGGGGCTTCGCCATCGCCTCGACGAACTCGACCAGGCGGAGCGATCGCTTGCCAACGTCTCCCCTTCAGCCCGGTTTCGATTCTCACTGTCAGGCGATCGCCCTCGGACTCTGAACCGACAGGGGGCTGAACTTCGGATTGATGCCTTGCGCAGAGACACGCAACGCACACTCTTGCTCCACGACCTGGAGCAGCGCCGATCGGATCAGGCGGCGGCAGTTCACGAGCTGGTCCATCAACTGGTGATTGCCTCGGGGCTCTCGCCGCAATACGACCAGTTCCCGATCTGGCTCCACGAAGGAATTGCCATGCAATTCGAGGCATTCCGAGGTGGCCAGTGGGCCGGACTTGCCGACATCCCAGGCCACCGGATCGAGCAGTGGCGACGGCTTCGATCGATTCCATCACTCGAAGCAATCGTCCGAGACGAGGGGTTCGGTCAGGGCTACGCACCCGCTCCCTATGCCGCAGCCTGGGCACTGGTCTTGCATCTGCGGACAAAGGACCCTGAGGGGTTCGTGGCGTTCCTGGATCAGCTTCGGAATCCTCGATCCGGGAGCACCAACCACGGTGTCGCCGCGTTCCAAGCTGCTTTCGGAAAACAAACGGAGGGGTTGCGACGCGAATGGATCGAACATCTTCTGACGGTCCGCACCGCCATCGAAGCGAATGCTCCGCCCCGGTCACGGAAATGA
- a CDS encoding FkbM family methyltransferase, protein MMISYAQNAEDVLLNRVFAGRNQGFYIDVGAHDPIHNSVTKHFYEQGWSGINIEPEQETELFDRLQKDRPRDINMNLGLSNQDRTLTFYQTLSAPGWSTFSPAQGAEMARWGFEFVERSIPVTTLARVCEQHVLPGQEIDFLKVDAESHEREVIEGGDWNRWRPVIVLVEDNGTDVWEPLLLGVEYLFAAFDGINRYYVRSEDRQLLDRFAAPVNVTDEYVPFRYHRLHQMSDLGPSALRIARRLQDTANRHPKLARIVSRYLR, encoded by the coding sequence ATGATGATCTCGTACGCCCAGAACGCCGAGGATGTCCTGCTCAACCGCGTCTTCGCGGGCCGGAACCAGGGCTTCTACATTGACGTTGGGGCGCACGACCCGATTCACAACTCTGTGACAAAGCATTTCTACGAACAGGGCTGGAGCGGGATCAACATTGAGCCGGAGCAAGAGACCGAACTGTTTGATCGACTTCAGAAGGATCGTCCTCGAGACATCAATATGAACCTCGGTCTCTCGAACCAAGATAGGACCTTGACTTTCTACCAGACGCTTTCCGCACCGGGCTGGTCAACTTTCTCTCCTGCACAGGGCGCGGAGATGGCTCGCTGGGGGTTTGAGTTTGTCGAGCGATCGATCCCCGTCACCACCCTTGCCAGGGTCTGCGAGCAGCACGTTCTTCCGGGACAGGAGATCGATTTTCTCAAAGTCGATGCCGAAAGCCACGAACGCGAGGTGATCGAAGGTGGAGACTGGAACCGCTGGCGGCCAGTGATCGTCCTGGTCGAAGATAACGGAACCGATGTCTGGGAACCCTTGCTGCTCGGGGTCGAGTATCTTTTCGCCGCGTTCGATGGCATCAACCGTTACTATGTTCGGAGCGAGGACCGCCAACTTCTGGATCGCTTCGCCGCGCCGGTCAACGTGACTGATGAGTATGTGCCATTCCGCTACCACCGACTGCATCAGATGTCGGATCTTGGTCCCTCGGCCCTTCGGATTGCACGGCGACTCCAGGACACTGCAAATCGCCACCCGAAGCTCGCTCGTATCGTGAGTCGTTACCTTCGCTGA
- a CDS encoding pyruvate carboxylase: MPAFRKLLVANRGEIAIRIFRSAHELGIRTVAIYSNEDRFAMHRLKADEAYLVGKPGEPIRSYLGIDNIIALAVEKEVDAIHPGYGFLSENATFARACQKAGIVWVGPRPELLDMLGDKVAARKLAEEAGVPILGGTKEPIVPGPEAHAKAEAMGYPVIVKAAMGGGGRGMRVVETPDELDNALDQARREAQTAFDCPDVFLEKFIRHAKHIEVQLLGDQHGNLVHLYERDCSVQRRHQKIIEIAPAASLEPKLREAICDAAIKLGRHCRYDNAGTVEFLVDTDANAFSFIEVNPRIQVEHTVTEMITGVDLIKSQILIAANSPLSDPEIGLPSQESVEVHGHAFQCRITTEDPENNFTPDYGRITSYRSPGGMGLRLDSGTAITGAIVTPFYDSMLVKVSAQGRRFIDAVNRMKRALDEFRIRGVKTNIPFLLNVIDHPDFAAGRCTTRFIDQTPDLFIFPKRQDRASRLLSFEADVAVNGFPGVTRPSGYVPDPEPQPPAYDQTATPPDGSRQRFQALGAEKFAAWVREQPHLLLTDTTFRDAHQSLLATRMRTREMLRVAAAYARNCPELFSIEMWGGATFDTSMRFLKEDPWERLVQLREAIPNILFQMLLRGSNAVGYTSYPDNVVRAFVKEAADAGIDLFRVFDSLNWVPNMEVSIEAIRESGALCEAAICYTGDILDPKRTKYDLKYYVSMARELEKRGANLIAIKDMAGLCKPYAAEQLIKALREEVGLPIHFHTHDIGGAQAASVVKGAEVGLDIADGAVASMSGLTSQPSLNAIVESLRFTPRESGINPARLIEMSQYWEAARALYAPFETGQKAPSAEVYAYEMPGGQYTNLFQQAKALGLDERWPEVCAMYAEVNLLFGDIVKVTPSSKVVGDMALFMVANNLTAEDVVDDRRELAFPESVVEFVEGRLGQPPGGFPHEVQQRILKGRPAMTDRPGKDLPPADLDAARQKASELLGHEATTRDALSLLLYPRVFPELATHLRNFSDTSVLPTSVFFFGPEIGAEHPVEIEPGKTLIVKLVAIGEPHVDGTRTAFFELNGQPREIIVADRSLASAVKTAPKADPGDPNQIASPLPGLVVGVAVSTGDPVRKGQKLLSIEAMKMETTLYAERPGRVAEVLASVGLQVQAGDLLIRMTDS, from the coding sequence ATGCCTGCCTTTCGCAAGTTGCTGGTCGCAAACCGCGGCGAAATCGCCATCCGGATCTTTCGATCGGCTCACGAGCTGGGGATTCGGACTGTTGCGATTTACTCGAACGAGGATCGCTTTGCCATGCATCGGCTCAAGGCTGATGAGGCGTACCTCGTCGGGAAACCGGGAGAGCCGATCCGCAGCTATCTCGGGATCGACAACATTATTGCACTGGCCGTCGAGAAGGAGGTCGACGCCATCCATCCCGGCTATGGCTTCCTGAGCGAGAATGCCACCTTCGCCCGAGCCTGCCAGAAAGCCGGAATCGTCTGGGTCGGGCCAAGGCCCGAGTTACTCGACATGCTCGGCGACAAGGTCGCCGCACGGAAACTGGCCGAGGAAGCCGGCGTACCCATCCTCGGCGGCACGAAGGAGCCGATCGTTCCTGGGCCGGAAGCGCACGCCAAGGCCGAGGCGATGGGATACCCCGTCATCGTCAAAGCTGCGATGGGAGGTGGTGGCAGGGGGATGCGCGTGGTCGAGACCCCGGACGAACTCGACAACGCGCTCGACCAGGCCCGCCGCGAGGCTCAAACCGCGTTCGATTGTCCCGATGTCTTCCTCGAAAAGTTCATCCGTCACGCGAAGCACATCGAGGTGCAGCTCCTCGGCGATCAGCACGGAAACCTCGTGCATCTGTACGAACGCGATTGCTCGGTCCAACGGCGTCATCAGAAGATCATCGAGATCGCTCCCGCCGCGAGCCTTGAACCGAAGCTGCGCGAGGCCATCTGCGATGCTGCCATCAAGCTCGGCCGCCACTGCCGCTACGACAACGCCGGGACGGTCGAGTTCCTCGTCGATACCGACGCCAACGCCTTCTCGTTCATTGAGGTGAACCCTCGGATTCAGGTCGAGCACACGGTAACGGAGATGATCACTGGCGTTGACTTGATCAAGAGTCAAATCCTGATCGCCGCCAATTCCCCGCTCTCCGACCCCGAAATCGGCCTGCCTAGCCAGGAATCGGTCGAGGTCCACGGCCACGCCTTCCAGTGCCGTATTACCACCGAGGACCCGGAAAACAACTTCACCCCCGACTACGGGCGGATCACCTCCTACCGCTCTCCCGGAGGCATGGGCTTACGGCTCGACAGCGGCACAGCGATCACTGGGGCGATCGTCACGCCCTTTTACGACTCGATGCTCGTGAAGGTCAGCGCCCAGGGCAGGCGCTTCATCGACGCCGTCAATCGAATGAAGCGAGCGCTCGATGAGTTCCGCATCCGAGGGGTCAAGACGAACATCCCCTTCCTGCTCAACGTCATCGACCATCCCGACTTCGCCGCTGGTCGCTGCACGACACGGTTCATCGACCAAACGCCCGATCTGTTCATCTTCCCCAAGCGGCAGGACCGTGCCAGTCGACTGCTCAGCTTCGAGGCCGATGTCGCCGTCAACGGCTTCCCCGGCGTCACCCGGCCGAGCGGCTATGTGCCCGATCCCGAGCCGCAGCCCCCGGCTTACGATCAGACAGCCACACCTCCCGACGGCTCTCGACAACGTTTCCAGGCCCTCGGCGCCGAGAAGTTCGCTGCCTGGGTCCGGGAACAGCCCCATCTCCTGCTGACCGACACCACCTTCCGCGACGCCCATCAGTCGTTGCTTGCCACCCGGATGCGGACCCGGGAGATGCTCAGGGTGGCCGCAGCCTACGCTCGGAATTGCCCCGAACTGTTCTCGATCGAGATGTGGGGCGGGGCGACGTTCGACACTTCGATGCGATTCCTGAAGGAAGATCCCTGGGAACGTCTCGTCCAGCTTCGCGAGGCGATTCCGAATATCCTCTTCCAGATGCTCCTGCGCGGCTCGAACGCCGTCGGTTACACGAGTTACCCCGATAACGTCGTTCGGGCGTTCGTCAAGGAAGCAGCCGACGCCGGGATCGACCTGTTCCGCGTCTTCGACTCGCTCAACTGGGTGCCGAACATGGAGGTCTCGATCGAGGCCATCCGCGAGTCGGGGGCCCTCTGCGAGGCCGCTATTTGCTACACCGGCGACATCCTCGACCCGAAGCGGACAAAGTACGACCTGAAGTACTACGTCTCGATGGCCAGGGAACTGGAAAAACGCGGGGCAAACCTGATCGCGATCAAGGACATGGCCGGCCTCTGCAAACCGTACGCCGCCGAACAGTTGATTAAAGCCCTCCGCGAAGAAGTCGGCCTGCCGATCCACTTCCACACCCACGACATCGGCGGCGCCCAGGCGGCGAGTGTCGTCAAGGGGGCCGAGGTCGGCCTCGACATCGCCGATGGCGCGGTTGCGTCCATGTCCGGCCTCACCTCGCAGCCTAGCCTCAACGCGATCGTCGAATCCCTCCGGTTCACCCCTCGGGAATCGGGAATCAACCCGGCCCGCTTGATCGAGATGAGCCAGTACTGGGAGGCCGCCCGAGCCCTCTACGCCCCCTTCGAGACCGGCCAAAAGGCCCCTTCGGCCGAGGTCTACGCCTACGAAATGCCCGGGGGCCAGTACACGAACCTCTTCCAGCAGGCCAAGGCCCTCGGGCTCGACGAACGCTGGCCCGAGGTCTGCGCGATGTACGCCGAGGTCAACCTCCTGTTCGGCGACATCGTCAAGGTCACCCCCTCGTCGAAGGTTGTCGGCGATATGGCCCTGTTCATGGTCGCAAACAACCTGACGGCGGAAGACGTGGTCGACGATCGCCGTGAGCTGGCATTCCCCGAAAGCGTGGTCGAGTTCGTCGAAGGAAGACTTGGCCAGCCGCCGGGCGGATTCCCTCATGAGGTTCAGCAACGAATCCTCAAGGGACGCCCCGCGATGACCGATCGGCCGGGCAAAGATCTTCCTCCGGCCGACCTCGACGCCGCCCGGCAGAAGGCCTCGGAACTGCTCGGTCACGAGGCGACGACCCGAGACGCCCTGAGCCTCCTGCTCTACCCTCGTGTCTTCCCCGAACTGGCGACGCACCTGAGGAATTTCTCCGACACATCGGTCTTACCCACCTCCGTCTTTTTCTTCGGGCCGGAGATCGGCGCGGAGCATCCGGTCGAGATCGAACCGGGTAAGACGCTCATCGTCAAGCTCGTCGCCATCGGCGAGCCGCACGTCGACGGCACCCGCACCGCCTTCTTCGAGCTAAACGGCCAGCCCCGCGAGATCATCGTCGCCGACCGTTCGCTCGCCTCGGCCGTGAAGACGGCCCCGAAGGCCGACCCGGGCGACCCGAACCAGATTGCCTCCCCCCTGCCCGGCCTCGTCGTTGGCGTGGCAGTCTCGACGGGCGATCCGGTTCGCAAGGGGCAGAAACTCCTCTCGATCGAGGCGATGAAGATGGAGACGACTCTCTACGCAGAGCGGCCTGGCCGGGTGGCCGAGGTGCTCGCCTCGGTCGGCCTCCAGGTCCAGGCGGGGGATCTTCTCATTCGCATGACCGATTCCTGA